From one Alosa alosa isolate M-15738 ecotype Scorff River chromosome 5, AALO_Geno_1.1, whole genome shotgun sequence genomic stretch:
- the LOC125294284 gene encoding ras-related protein Rab-14-like has protein sequence MTTAPYNYSYIFKYIIIGDMGVGKSCLLHQFTEKKFMADCPHTIGVEFGTRIMEVSGQKVKLQIWDTAGQERFRAVTRSYYRGAAGALMVYDITRRSTYNHLSSWLTDARNLTNPNTVIILIGNKADLEAQRDVTYEEAKQFAEENGLLFLEASAKTGENVEDAFLEAAKKIYQNIQDGSLDLNAAESGVQHKPSAPQGGRLGNDTPSQKEGCSC, from the exons ATGACGACCGCCCCGTACAACTACTCctacatttttaaatatatcATCATCG GGGATATGGGCGTGGGCAAGTCCTGCTTGCTACATCAGTTCACAGAGAAGAAGT TCATGGCGGACTGCCCTCACACCATTGGTGTGGAGTTCGGCACGCGTATCATGGAGGTGAGTGGGCAGAAGGTCAAACTCCAGATCTGGGACACGGCTGGACAGGAGCGCTTCAGAGCCGTCACCAGGAGCTACTACAGAGGAGCCGCAGGAGCGCTGATGGTCTATGACAtcaccag GAGGAGCACGTATAACCACCTGAGCAGCTGGCTGACGGATGCTCGAAACCTCACCAACCCAAACACA GTCATCATCCTGATTGGCAATAAAGCGGATCTGGAGGCGCAAAGGGACGTCACATATGAGGAGGCCAAGCAGTTTGCTGAGGAGAACG GTTTACTCTTCCTAGAAGCCAGTGCTAAGAC TGGGGAGAATGTGGAGGACGCGTTCCTGGAAGCTGCTAAGAAGATCTACCAGAACATCCAGGACGGCAGTCTGGACCTGAACGCGGCCGAGTCGGGCGTCCAGCACAAGCCCTCGGCACCACAGGGGGGGCGGCTGGGTAACGACACCCCCTCCCAGAAGGAGGGCTGCAGCTGctag